One Triticum dicoccoides isolate Atlit2015 ecotype Zavitan chromosome 5B, WEW_v2.0, whole genome shotgun sequence genomic window carries:
- the LOC119306606 gene encoding zinc finger protein ZAT18-like produces MGAGMKRAREEEPTVSLALSLSTDSSASDDSGTGAPRPAAPGKRTRRRRVVATSGEGDFVCKTCGRAFETFQALGGHRTSHLRGRHGLELGVGVARAIKERQRREDRQQHDCHICGLGFETGQALGGHMRRHREEMALDRWVALSDQEAGHQAAADRLPVLLELFV; encoded by the coding sequence ATGGGAGCAGGGATGAAGCGCGCGAGGGAGGAGGAGCCAACCGTCTCGCTGGCGCTGTCCCTCAGCACAGACTCCTCGGCGTCGGACGACTCGGGCACCGGTGCGCCTAGGCCGGCGGCGCCCGGGAAGAGGACAAGGCGGAGGAGAGTAGTGGCGACGTCAGGGGAAGGGGACTTCGTCTGCAAGACTTGCGGCCGGGCCTTCGAGACGTTCCAGGCGCTGGGCGGCCACCGGACCAGCCACCTCCGCGGCCGCCACGGGCTGGAGCTCGGCGTCGGCGTTGCCAGGGCCATCAAGGAGCGGCAAAGGCGCGAGGACAGGCAGCAGCACGACTGCCACATCTGCGGGCTGGGCTTCGAGACGGGCCAGGCGCTCGGCGGCCACATGCGTCGGCACCGCGAGGAGATGGCGCTCGACCGGTGGGTCGCGCTGTCGGATCAGGAGGCGGGGCACCAGGCCGCCGCCGACCGGCTGCCTGTCTTGCTCGAGCTGTTCGTCTAG